Below is a genomic region from Campylobacter concisus ATCC 51562.
GACCAAGTGGCGCGAGTGTGATAAGCGTCCAATACGAGCTAAGTGCTGACCAAAATCCTCTAGCCTTACTTGCACGTGTCACTTTTAAAACTACATATTCATAGTCGCTAAAAAACATGGCTGATGTAAATATCATTGCTACAAAGCCAACTAAGCCTAAATTTCCGCTATTTTGTAAGAAATTTTGCAAGTAGTTTGAGATGATCTCTTGGTTACTTGGCAAAAGAGCCGAAAATATAAAGTCCTGAATTTTGGCGTAATAATCCTCAAAACTAGGCAATTTTGTAAAGATAGAAAACGATATAAGAAGTATCGGAATAATCGATAAAATCGTATGAAAACTAAGGCTTGAGGCATAGTGGAAGAGTTCTTTGTCCTTAAGCGTTGGGAGCAAATTTAAAAACTCTTTTAATCTTTGCTTACTTAAGGACAAACGGCTCATTTATCAGTTATCTTCTTCAAAAAGTTTTTCATAGTGAGCATCGTAGTTGTTGATGTGCTCGCTATTTAGCTTCCAAAAGACGGTGTCTATGTCGCTAACTCTTGTATAAAATGGCAGCTGATAGTACTCAACCTCACCACTTTTAAATTCTTTTAGTACTTTAAAGCTTTGGCAATCAGCAAAAACGCTTCTGCCATCCATTGCTACGAAAATTAGACCGGCTGCACTTTGAGCGCACATTTTTCTAAAGTCATCTCTGCTTGGATTTGGCTTGTATTCGTAGCTTAGATACGCTCCTATAATATCTGGGTGGATAAATATCATATTTGGAAACGCAGATGTGATCTCTTCGTAAATTTCTTTATTTGGCACGATGATTAATGAGCGGTTATAAAGATAGTTTAGCACGACCATATCGCCATTTGCAGGTGCAATGCCTGGAAGCGGGAGCGCCTTTTGCTCAAGTAGATCAAACACCTCAAATCTAATCTTAGCAAAGCCAGAATTTTTTGAGATAACGCTAACTCTTGCGATGATAGAGCTATCAGTATCAAATTTATGAAGTACGACACCACTTGAGCCGATTAAAATTTCTGGACTATCAACTATCGTCGCTGTGCCATCACTATCGACGCTAATTATAGGAGTTCTATACTCATTTAAAGAAAAATCAGCCCCAAAAGCAAAGCCAAAAACTAGCGATAAAATCACAAATATACGTTTCAAAAATATCTCCTAGGTTTAAATTTTTAGAGCGATTATAGCCTAAAATGCTTTATCTTTTGCAAAATTAAAGCAAGTTTTAGTTAAAATCCCACCAGCTTTTTAAAAGGACATTAATGCCTCGTATTTTTATAATTTTTGCAATATTATCTATAAATTTATACGCTATAAAGCCAAGTGTCGAAGAGCTTAGCTGGCCAAATGGAAGTAACTTCTTAAATTTCTTAGAGACAAACAAAATCCCACTTTCACTTTACTATAACTTAGCAACCGAAGATCAAGAGCTAACAGAAGAGATCATCGCTGGCACAAAGTATCAAATTTATAAAGACGACAACGGTAACACTAAACAAGTACTAATCCCTGTTAGTGACGAGCTTCAAATGCATATTTTTAGAGATGACAATGATAAATTTAAGCTCGAATTTCTTCCCATCTCTTATCAAAGTGAGGATAAATTTTTAGCCTTAAAGGTGGACAAATCAGTCTCAGAAGACATTTTTGACTACACTGGCTCTGGCACATTAGCTCTTGGCTTTAAAGAAATTTTTAAAGGAAGTGGCATTGATTTTAAAAAGATAAATAAAGGCGATACGATTGCTATCGTTTATAATCAAAAAATACGTATGGGCCGCTCTTTTGGAACTCCAGAAATTTATGCTGCGATGATAGAAACGAAAAATAAACGAT
It encodes:
- a CDS encoding plasminogen-binding N-terminal domain-containing protein codes for the protein MKRIFVILSLVFGFAFGADFSLNEYRTPIISVDSDGTATIVDSPEILIGSSGVVLHKFDTDSSIIARVSVISKNSGFAKIRFEVFDLLEQKALPLPGIAPANGDMVVLNYLYNRSLIIVPNKEIYEEITSAFPNMIFIHPDIIGAYLSYEYKPNPSRDDFRKMCAQSAAGLIFVAMDGRSVFADCQSFKVLKEFKSGEVEYYQLPFYTRVSDIDTVFWKLNSEHINNYDAHYEKLFEEDN
- a CDS encoding YihY family inner membrane protein; protein product: MSRLSLSKQRLKEFLNLLPTLKDKELFHYASSLSFHTILSIIPILLISFSIFTKLPSFEDYYAKIQDFIFSALLPSNQEIISNYLQNFLQNSGNLGLVGFVAMIFTSAMFFSDYEYVVLKVTRASKARGFWSALSSYWTLITLAPLGLAGSFYLSSLIQEMLNSNVITNSINFLSIFPYLIIWAIFCITYLISVNDEIKFKSAFFSSFAASLVWYIGKSAFVYYVLYNKTYLSVYGSFSAVLFFFVWIYISWIIFLYGLKLCAYLSNSSKFKR